The Fortiea contorta PCC 7126 genome has a segment encoding these proteins:
- a CDS encoding type II toxin-antitoxin system HicB family antitoxin, whose amino-acid sequence MNYRYSMVIQWSDEDNCYLVHLPEFPWQQFHTHGKTYEEAAKHGQEVIESLIEWYQEQGKVLPDAIAFPEKPLKVA is encoded by the coding sequence ATGAACTATCGCTATAGTATGGTTATTCAATGGTCTGATGAGGACAACTGCTATTTAGTTCACTTACCGGAATTTCCTTGGCAACAATTCCACACTCACGGTAAAACTTATGAGGAAGCCGCCAAACATGGACAGGAAGTTATAGAGTCTTTAATTGAATGGTATCAAGAGCAGGGGAAAGTTTTACCAGATGCGATCGCTTTTCCTGAAAAACCGTTAAAAGTGGCGTAA
- a CDS encoding U32 family peptidase, protein MKNDRPPSTFHRPELLAPAGHWDCAKAAVENGADAIYFGLDKFNARMRAENFTEADLPKLMSFLHLRGVKGYVTLNTLIFPQELRAAEQYLRSIIAAGVDAVIVQDVGICRLIRHISPNFPIHASTQMTITSVAGVEFAKSLGCQLVVLARECSLKEIKKIQQNTALPLEVFVHGALCVAYSGQCLTSEALGGRSANRGECAQACRMPYELIADNKIVDLKERRYLLSPQDLAGLEVLPDLVKSGVTSLKIEGRLKSPEYVANVTRVYRQALDRVMAELVKNPNNSLPTPPYFGSATSAALGTSQYKPPHLPTPSQERYNLEMAFSRGISTGWFQGINNQELVHARFGKKRGVYLGEVTRIRNEQVSLILEAPVKAGDGVVFDCGHPEAKEEGGRVYAVMHKGQETLLTFGRDDLNWRRLHVGDRIWKTSDPELDKQLRQSFAGETPQFQRPIHLEVYGEIGQPLIAIARDEIGNIVQVESLMCLEAAHTKPLSPERLQEQFGRLGNTPFHLGNFINHVSGAVMLPVSELNRMRREIVTELEALRTQPQRWQLNSTASLQNLLPPSPHHPITPSSPSLIVLVRNLKQLQTALQSGVETLYCEFEDPRSYQAAVKIVREWGDGEMGRWGGGEVETRRIPNIWVAPPRITKPGENWILKQVRACEADGYLVRNYDQLEFFQSDRCIGDFSLNIANPLTADYFHHRYGLERLTASYDLNVNQLEDLLKTSPPQWFEVTIHQHMPMFHMEHCVFCAFLSTGTDYTNCGRPCEQHEVKLKDRVGSEHILKADVGCRNTVFNSTAQTGAEYVQRLITLGLQHFRIEFVNETPEQVSKTIHCYQQLLQGEITGSQLWRELKLQNQLGVTRGPMGVSTQR, encoded by the coding sequence ATGAAAAACGATCGCCCCCCATCCACTTTTCACCGTCCTGAACTCCTCGCTCCTGCTGGTCACTGGGACTGTGCGAAGGCGGCGGTAGAAAATGGCGCAGACGCGATATACTTCGGCTTGGATAAGTTCAACGCCAGAATGCGGGCAGAAAATTTCACTGAAGCAGATTTACCCAAGTTAATGTCATTTCTCCATCTACGGGGAGTGAAGGGGTATGTCACCTTGAATACACTCATCTTTCCCCAAGAATTGAGAGCAGCAGAACAATATCTGCGTTCAATTATCGCCGCTGGGGTAGATGCAGTAATTGTGCAGGATGTGGGTATCTGTCGTCTCATTCGTCACATCTCTCCTAATTTTCCTATCCATGCTTCCACCCAAATGACCATCACCAGCGTGGCTGGGGTAGAATTTGCTAAATCCCTCGGCTGTCAATTGGTGGTGTTAGCGCGGGAATGTTCTCTCAAAGAAATCAAGAAAATTCAACAAAATACGGCGCTACCTTTAGAAGTATTCGTTCACGGTGCTTTGTGCGTAGCTTATTCTGGTCAGTGTTTAACGAGTGAAGCTTTAGGTGGGCGTTCGGCTAACAGAGGCGAATGTGCTCAAGCTTGCCGAATGCCCTACGAGTTAATCGCAGATAACAAGATTGTAGATTTAAAAGAACGCAGATATTTACTCAGTCCCCAAGACCTTGCAGGGCTGGAAGTTTTGCCAGATTTGGTCAAGTCTGGCGTCACCAGTTTGAAAATTGAAGGTCGTTTGAAATCGCCAGAATATGTAGCCAATGTCACCCGTGTTTATCGCCAAGCTTTAGACCGGGTAATGGCAGAATTAGTCAAAAACCCAAACAATTCTCTCCCCACCCCCCCATACTTCGGCTCCGCTACCTCGGCTGCGCTCGGCACAAGTCAGTACAAGCCTCCCCATCTCCCCACCCCATCGCAAGAACGCTACAACCTAGAGATGGCCTTTTCTCGCGGTATCTCCACAGGCTGGTTTCAGGGAATTAATAATCAAGAATTAGTCCACGCTCGTTTCGGCAAAAAACGCGGGGTTTATTTAGGGGAAGTTACCCGTATTCGCAATGAACAAGTGAGCCTCATTTTAGAAGCGCCTGTTAAAGCCGGCGATGGTGTGGTGTTTGATTGCGGTCATCCAGAAGCGAAGGAAGAAGGCGGTAGAGTTTATGCAGTCATGCACAAAGGCCAGGAAACATTATTAACCTTTGGTCGAGATGACTTAAACTGGCGACGATTGCATGTAGGCGATCGCATTTGGAAAACTTCTGATCCAGAATTAGATAAGCAACTACGTCAGAGTTTTGCAGGCGAAACTCCCCAATTTCAGCGCCCCATACACTTAGAAGTTTATGGCGAAATTGGTCAGCCATTAATTGCGATCGCCCGCGATGAAATTGGTAACATTGTCCAAGTTGAATCTCTCATGTGTCTGGAAGCAGCCCACACTAAACCCTTGTCTCCAGAACGTTTGCAAGAACAATTTGGGCGCCTTGGAAATACCCCCTTCCACTTGGGTAACTTCATCAATCACGTCAGCGGCGCTGTTATGTTACCCGTGAGTGAATTAAACCGGATGCGGCGAGAAATTGTCACTGAGTTAGAAGCCTTACGCACTCAACCCCAACGCTGGCAACTCAATTCTACAGCCTCATTACAAAATCTACTCCCCCCATCACCCCATCACCCCATCACCCCATCATCCCCCTCACTCATCGTCCTCGTCCGCAACCTCAAACAACTGCAAACCGCACTGCAAAGCGGGGTTGAGACACTCTACTGCGAATTTGAAGACCCCCGCAGCTATCAAGCAGCAGTGAAAATAGTACGCGAGTGGGGAGATGGGGAGATGGGGAGATGGGGAGGTGGGGAGGTGGAGACAAGGCGAATTCCCAACATATGGGTCGCACCACCCCGAATCACCAAACCTGGGGAAAACTGGATTTTAAAACAAGTGCGTGCGTGTGAAGCCGATGGTTATTTAGTGCGGAACTACGATCAGCTAGAATTTTTTCAGAGCGATCGCTGTATCGGCGATTTCTCACTCAATATTGCCAATCCCCTTACAGCCGACTACTTTCACCACCGTTACGGCTTAGAAAGACTGACCGCATCTTACGACCTAAATGTCAACCAATTAGAAGACCTACTGAAAACCAGCCCGCCCCAGTGGTTTGAAGTCACCATCCATCAACACATGCCCATGTTCCACATGGAGCACTGCGTCTTTTGTGCCTTCCTCTCAACAGGAACAGATTACACCAACTGCGGACGACCTTGCGAACAACACGAAGTCAAATTAAAAGACCGCGTAGGTAGCGAACACATCCTCAAAGCCGACGTCGGCTGTCGCAACACAGTATTTAACAGCACTGCCCAAACCGGAGCCGAATACGTACAGCGCCTCATAACCTTGGGATTACAGCACTTCCGCATCGAGTTCGTCAATGAAACCCCAGAGCAAGTGAGTAAAACAATACATTGTTATCAACAACTCCTGCAAGGTGAAATCACAGGTTCCCAACTGTGGCGCGAGTTAAAACTGCAAAATCAACTAGGCGTAACCCGCGGCCCAATGGGAGTATCTACACAGCGCTAG
- a CDS encoding CHAT domain-containing tetratricopeptide repeat protein: MNKITKFQHHLCCSFSRVSRYGLTGLMVVILLSDAVGAKVGNLQNYSPKISPEILLDKYRDNLPSLADGDEQVLLRSYQNQQQIYIAQQPASSPSIPLNAEQQKLYQQGVKLVQEAEELEKKETREASEQAINKYQQALKIAQKLGLREEEVNILAYIANLYNFIDDYKTTIEYLQQALKISRELKKPLIEATLLASIGINYNNINEPKEGLTYLEKAKSIFLANQENRGLASTFNSIATIHMRLGDTKKALNYRNEALKLYREPLKDLAGEAYTLWRIAAIYSLSSEPKTALDYYEQALKIQRQRNDFKAEVEIICDIAALQDKLGNAKNAVESLKEALKLQQQAGFNLSDQANTIADIGEIYAGQADYRTAIDYYQQAGKLFQQAGNTRMLSRTFVMIANVHRNFSGNYEKALEFVDKALELQIDDKDNYAFTLGQKADIYLSQANYQKALDEYNKALELQRSIPNSREEARILRDIAYVYRNLGDYKLSLETYNKALDIYKLTPNKTAEIRTLNSIASLYEWQDKYNEALQYYQKVLSLLNKDDYQSEIQVIWGMTETYTSLKDYPKALELANRALKLSKENSYYEEFSVYALATVYRAKGDYQKSLDISHDLLAHYRKARLRIREAQMLGDMSVTYELQKNYQQAINILNEELKIRRELKESKAEANALYGIAVNQRKLENLEAALPNIKAAINIVENIRGNVQSDELRTSYFATVQNYYKFYIDLLMQLHKKDPSKAYNAQALHISERSRARVLVELLKAGNVNLRRDVEPQLLAEESRLQIKLKVKETLLSNLLSQKGSSTQLINKTNQEITNILQESQNLTAKIRAKNPERAELTNPQDILQLPGIQQQLDKDTILLQYSLGKERSYLWVVTPNSLESYELPGQEEIVKVAKQFNNFVKEPLIENPKPADIAEAIANTEKAADELSQIILKPVAGKLGNKRLVIVADGILHQVSFAALNEPIKSPTNNEYQPLVVNHEIVNLPSISSLATHRKKLKTRNIAPKTLAVLANPVFSAEDTRLKNEQPSSTETNLDRSALETSLRNIKQSDLIPLPGTKAEGEAILGLVNSPQEKLSAFDFDANYNFATSKQLRQYRYVLFATHGIFNSVNPALSGIVLSLVDKQGKPQTRSFLRLNDIFNLDLPAELIVLSACQSGLGENVQGEGLVGLTRGFMYAGAARVAVSLWNVNDQSTKELMIAFYQQMLSQNTSPAAALNVAQRQMWLRKDSQYPAWRHPRYWAAFTLQGEWR, encoded by the coding sequence ATGAACAAAATCACTAAGTTTCAGCACCATTTGTGCTGCTCATTTTCTCGTGTTTCTCGATATGGTTTAACTGGATTAATGGTTGTGATTTTGTTATCTGATGCAGTGGGTGCAAAGGTAGGTAATTTACAGAATTATTCACCAAAGATATCGCCAGAAATTTTATTAGATAAATATCGAGATAATTTACCATCTTTAGCAGATGGGGACGAGCAAGTATTACTGAGAAGCTATCAGAATCAGCAGCAAATATATATCGCACAGCAGCCAGCGTCTAGCCCGTCGATTCCCTTGAATGCAGAGCAGCAAAAGTTGTATCAACAGGGTGTAAAGCTAGTTCAAGAAGCAGAAGAGTTAGAGAAGAAAGAGACTAGAGAAGCATCTGAACAGGCGATAAATAAATATCAGCAAGCTTTGAAAATTGCCCAGAAACTAGGACTGAGAGAAGAGGAAGTTAATATATTAGCCTATATTGCTAATTTATATAATTTTATTGATGACTACAAAACCACCATAGAGTATCTGCAACAAGCATTAAAAATCTCACGCGAACTAAAAAAACCACTGATTGAAGCAACTTTACTGGCTTCTATTGGCATTAATTACAATAACATAAACGAGCCAAAAGAAGGACTTACCTACTTAGAAAAAGCCAAGTCAATATTTTTAGCAAACCAAGAAAATCGTGGTTTAGCTAGCACTTTTAACAGTATTGCTACTATTCACATGAGACTAGGTGATACTAAAAAAGCTTTAAATTATCGAAATGAAGCATTAAAACTCTATCGTGAACCGTTAAAAGATTTGGCAGGAGAAGCCTATACTCTTTGGCGTATAGCTGCGATTTATTCATTATCAAGTGAACCTAAAACAGCTCTTGATTATTACGAACAAGCTTTGAAAATTCAGCGTCAAAGAAATGATTTTAAAGCAGAAGTAGAAATTATTTGTGACATTGCTGCTCTTCAAGATAAATTGGGTAATGCAAAAAATGCAGTGGAATCTTTAAAAGAAGCATTAAAACTACAACAACAGGCAGGTTTTAATTTATCAGATCAAGCTAACACGATTGCTGATATAGGGGAAATTTATGCTGGACAAGCAGATTATCGAACAGCAATTGATTACTATCAACAAGCAGGAAAACTTTTTCAGCAAGCGGGAAACACCCGGATGCTATCTAGGACTTTCGTGATGATTGCTAATGTTCACAGAAATTTTTCAGGTAATTATGAAAAAGCACTGGAATTTGTAGACAAGGCGCTAGAGCTTCAAATTGATGATAAAGATAACTACGCATTTACTCTAGGACAAAAAGCTGATATCTATTTATCACAGGCTAATTATCAAAAGGCACTGGATGAATATAATAAAGCTTTAGAACTTCAACGTTCTATACCAAATTCTAGGGAAGAAGCTCGTATACTTCGTGATATTGCATATGTTTATAGAAATTTAGGAGATTATAAGTTAAGTCTTGAAACTTACAACAAAGCACTAGATATTTATAAGCTTACACCCAATAAAACGGCAGAAATTAGAACCTTAAACTCTATCGCCAGCCTTTACGAATGGCAAGACAAGTACAATGAAGCACTTCAATATTATCAAAAAGTTCTATCTTTATTAAACAAAGATGATTATCAATCTGAAATCCAAGTAATTTGGGGTATGACGGAAACATACACATCATTAAAGGATTATCCCAAAGCATTAGAACTAGCTAATCGTGCATTAAAATTATCTAAAGAAAACTCTTATTATGAGGAATTTTCTGTTTATGCATTAGCAACAGTATATCGTGCAAAAGGGGATTATCAAAAGTCATTAGATATATCTCATGACCTTTTAGCGCATTATCGCAAAGCCAGATTGCGTATTCGAGAAGCTCAAATGTTAGGTGACATGAGCGTAACTTATGAACTACAAAAAAATTACCAACAAGCAATAAATATTCTTAATGAAGAATTGAAAATACGGCGAGAGTTAAAAGAAAGCAAAGCAGAAGCAAATGCACTGTATGGGATTGCTGTAAATCAACGCAAACTAGAAAACCTAGAAGCCGCACTTCCTAACATCAAAGCCGCAATCAACATCGTCGAAAACATCCGCGGTAACGTCCAAAGCGACGAACTACGTACCTCATACTTCGCCACAGTGCAGAATTACTACAAATTCTACATCGACTTATTGATGCAACTGCACAAAAAAGACCCATCAAAAGCATACAACGCCCAAGCACTACACATCAGCGAACGTTCCCGCGCCAGGGTATTAGTCGAACTGTTAAAAGCAGGTAACGTCAATCTTCGTAGAGATGTTGAACCACAACTATTAGCAGAAGAAAGCCGTTTACAAATTAAACTCAAAGTCAAAGAAACCCTTTTATCCAACTTATTAAGTCAAAAAGGCTCATCAACTCAACTCATCAACAAAACCAACCAAGAAATCACTAATATTCTCCAAGAATCACAAAACCTCACCGCCAAAATCCGCGCCAAAAATCCAGAACGTGCAGAATTAACCAACCCACAAGACATCCTCCAATTACCAGGAATTCAACAGCAACTAGATAAAGATACCATCCTGTTGCAATATTCCTTGGGTAAAGAACGCAGCTATTTATGGGTAGTCACTCCTAATTCTCTAGAAAGTTACGAACTTCCTGGACAAGAAGAAATAGTGAAAGTTGCGAAGCAATTTAACAATTTTGTCAAGGAACCACTCATTGAGAACCCAAAACCAGCAGATATCGCCGAAGCTATTGCAAATACAGAAAAAGCTGCAGACGAATTGAGTCAAATTATTCTGAAACCTGTAGCAGGGAAATTAGGAAATAAACGTTTAGTTATCGTTGCAGATGGAATTCTCCATCAAGTATCATTCGCCGCTTTAAATGAACCGATAAAATCACCAACTAATAATGAATATCAACCCTTGGTTGTAAACCATGAAATTGTCAATCTTCCTTCAATATCTAGCCTCGCAACTCATAGAAAGAAGCTCAAAACCCGCAACATTGCGCCTAAAACTTTAGCTGTTCTCGCAAATCCTGTGTTTAGTGCTGAAGATACACGATTGAAGAATGAGCAACCCTCATCTACGGAAACTAACCTCGACCGTTCAGCTTTAGAAACATCTTTGAGAAACATCAAACAAAGTGATTTGATACCACTTCCAGGTACGAAAGCTGAGGGAGAAGCGATTCTTGGCTTGGTGAATTCTCCTCAAGAAAAGCTTTCCGCTTTTGACTTTGACGCTAACTACAACTTCGCAACCAGCAAACAGTTACGCCAATATCGCTATGTGCTATTTGCAACTCACGGGATTTTCAACTCGGTGAACCCAGCTTTATCGGGTATCGTGCTGTCGCTTGTGGATAAACAAGGTAAACCCCAAACCAGAAGCTTTTTAAGACTCAACGATATCTTCAACCTCGACTTACCCGCAGAGTTAATTGTGCTGAGTGCTTGTCAAAGTGGTCTGGGGGAGAATGTCCAAGGTGAAGGGTTGGTGGGGTTGACAAGAGGCTTTATGTATGCAGGTGCAGCTAGAGTTGCTGTGTCTTTGTGGAATGTGAATGATCAATCTACCAAGGAGTTAATGATTGCATTTTACCAACAAATGTTGTCACAAAATACTTCTCCCGCCGCCGCCCTGAATGTCGCCCAGCGCCAAATGTGGCTGCGGAAGGATTCGCAATATCCAGCTTGGAGACATCCCCGTTATTGGGCTGCTTTCACTCTCCAAGGGGAATGGCGGTGA
- a CDS encoding IS4 family transposase, whose translation MLAILYQKHLKSQLSLAEYLLLKILIHLLQSIKEVTLEKLANALPLGIKFESRRKRIQRFLSLPNLTIEKVWLPIIQELIANYFQNEKIIYIAIDRTNWSRINLLMVSVIWDKRAIPIYFSLLPKLGSSNLTEQQKILSPVIAILKDYKICVLGDREFCSVKLAKYLQSKDVYFCLRLKKNEFVEIKQDMFMELSSLGLTPGVSFFIKGVKVTKTQGFISFNVAGKWQRKINGVAPKEAWFILTNFDTLESAIAAYKKRFDIEEMFRDFKTGGYNLENTNVQGERFISLVLLIAIAYTSATINGQLIKRKGIQKYIARIKERSRSQRRHSSFYIGLYGQTWVHFKDSCIDLVTQLMRINRNKWKHYQQGLRAMKLIESIL comes from the coding sequence ATGTTAGCTATATTGTACCAAAAGCACTTAAAAAGTCAATTGAGTTTAGCAGAATATCTGTTGCTAAAAATTTTGATACATCTGTTGCAGTCAATCAAAGAAGTAACTTTAGAAAAATTAGCGAATGCGCTACCTTTGGGAATTAAATTTGAAAGCAGAAGAAAAAGAATACAAAGATTTTTATCATTACCAAATCTCACAATTGAAAAAGTTTGGTTGCCAATTATTCAAGAACTAATAGCAAACTACTTCCAGAATGAAAAAATTATTTATATAGCAATTGATAGGACTAATTGGAGTCGGATAAACTTATTAATGGTCAGCGTGATTTGGGATAAAAGAGCCATACCAATATATTTTAGTTTGCTGCCCAAATTAGGTAGTAGTAATCTCACGGAACAGCAGAAAATATTATCGCCAGTTATAGCAATATTGAAAGATTATAAAATCTGTGTGTTGGGGGATAGAGAATTTTGCTCGGTAAAACTAGCAAAGTACCTTCAGAGCAAGGATGTATATTTTTGTTTGCGATTGAAAAAGAATGAATTTGTAGAAATTAAACAAGATATGTTTATGGAGTTAAGCAGTTTAGGATTAACTCCTGGAGTATCTTTTTTTATCAAGGGAGTTAAGGTAACAAAGACTCAGGGTTTTATCAGTTTTAATGTGGCTGGTAAGTGGCAACGTAAAATTAACGGAGTAGCACCCAAAGAAGCATGGTTTATTTTAACAAATTTTGACACCCTAGAGTCAGCAATTGCTGCTTACAAAAAGCGATTTGATATTGAAGAAATGTTTAGAGATTTCAAAACAGGTGGCTATAACTTAGAAAACACTAATGTTCAAGGTGAACGTTTTATTTCTCTAGTTTTGTTGATAGCGATCGCTTACACCTCTGCAACAATTAATGGTCAACTTATTAAACGCAAAGGAATCCAAAAATATATAGCTCGGATTAAAGAAAGGAGTCGTTCTCAACGGAGACACAGTAGTTTTTATATCGGCTTATATGGTCAAACATGGGTACATTTCAAGGATAGCTGTATTGATTTAGTCACACAATTAATGAGAATTAATCGTAATAAGTGGAAGCATTATCAACAAGGTTTAAGAGCCATGAAGCTTATTGAATCTATATTGTAG
- a CDS encoding Uma2 family endonuclease, with amino-acid sequence MFQALPKTVTFAEFLDCKPDCGRYELHDRIIIEMQPVGDHQEINGFLAGEVTFEFKRLKLPYIIPKQALVKIPDKDSGYSPDVVVINQQLLSSEPMWKKSSTVTQAASVPLVIEVVSTNWRDDYASKLVDYETFGVPEYWIVDYLALGGRRYIGNPKQPTISIYYLVDDEYQVNLFQGGDRIISPTFPELNLTAEQIFLAGRC; translated from the coding sequence ATGTTTCAAGCTTTACCAAAAACCGTAACTTTTGCAGAATTCCTGGATTGCAAGCCAGACTGCGGACGCTATGAACTACACGATCGCATAATTATTGAAATGCAGCCAGTAGGAGATCATCAAGAGATTAATGGTTTTTTGGCTGGTGAAGTAACTTTTGAGTTTAAACGATTAAAACTTCCCTACATCATACCCAAGCAAGCTTTAGTTAAGATTCCTGACAAAGATTCTGGTTATTCACCTGATGTGGTAGTGATAAATCAACAACTTCTTTCATCAGAACCAATGTGGAAAAAGTCCTCAACGGTGACTCAAGCTGCATCTGTTCCTTTGGTTATTGAGGTAGTCAGCACTAATTGGCGGGATGATTATGCGTCAAAGTTAGTTGACTATGAAACTTTCGGTGTTCCTGAATATTGGATTGTAGATTATTTAGCTTTGGGTGGTAGGCGGTACATAGGTAATCCCAAACAACCTACTATTTCTATCTACTATTTAGTAGACGATGAGTATCAAGTTAACCTGTTTCAAGGTGGCGATCGCATCATATCACCTACTTTCCCGGAATTGAATTTGACTGCTGAACAGATTTTTCTAGCTGGGCGTTGCTGA
- a CDS encoding HigA family addiction module antitoxin, whose protein sequence is MNDNRLPNIHPGEILQLEFLEPLNITSYRLSKDIGVAQTRISEIISGKRSITADTALRLSRYFGNSAQFWLNLQTQYDLRLALEENVEVYDQISTLTTGAKL, encoded by the coding sequence ATGAACGACAACCGTCTACCCAATATCCATCCTGGGGAAATCTTACAACTAGAATTTTTAGAGCCACTAAATATCACCTCTTATCGATTGAGCAAAGATATAGGTGTGGCTCAGACACGAATTAGTGAAATTATATCTGGAAAACGCAGTATTACAGCAGATACGGCTTTGCGTTTATCTCGCTATTTTGGTAATAGCGCTCAGTTTTGGTTGAATTTACAAACACAATACGATTTACGTCTAGCGTTGGAAGAGAATGTAGAAGTTTACGATCAGATATCTACACTTACCACGGGTGCTAAACTTTGA
- a CDS encoding trypsin-like serine peptidase, which yields MRKQSIYKQLLAFFIAGIVSFTTLGGWISAQAQTGFPTNLVGDGKPFKPADIQQSEKPYEGGDRGIPEGIDKRRPMRSRNYPWSAIGRVQGTTADAKRYHCTGTLIADDLVLTNAHCVIDSDTHQLSKELRFIPNVINGKPASPGDIAKVDNIAKNVWYGTDFRNGGFDNVKNQSNDWALIRINQPLARKYGRLGWKVVPSSTLIKQKQGKLFFVGYSGDYPDPTKEGYQTYTAGQGWTAGYQADCSIVSEQSNLLYHNCATAGGASGGPIIDWIDRMPYIVALNNGEVTIPSTGQDVINFAVKIDFLDKLFGRN from the coding sequence ATGCGTAAACAGTCAATCTACAAACAACTACTTGCTTTTTTTATCGCCGGAATTGTCAGTTTTACAACTTTAGGTGGTTGGATATCAGCCCAAGCACAAACAGGATTTCCCACAAATTTAGTAGGAGATGGTAAACCATTCAAACCTGCTGATATCCAGCAATCAGAAAAACCTTACGAAGGCGGCGATCGCGGTATTCCCGAAGGCATAGATAAGCGTCGGCCTATGCGGAGTAGAAATTATCCTTGGTCAGCGATCGGGCGAGTGCAAGGAACAACAGCCGATGCTAAAAGGTATCATTGCACGGGAACATTAATTGCTGATGATCTAGTTTTGACTAATGCTCACTGTGTAATTGATAGTGACACTCATCAACTTAGTAAAGAACTTCGGTTTATACCAAATGTCATTAATGGCAAACCTGCAAGTCCAGGAGATATTGCCAAAGTAGACAATATTGCAAAAAATGTGTGGTACGGTACAGACTTCAGAAATGGTGGTTTCGATAACGTCAAAAATCAAAGCAATGACTGGGCGTTGATCAGAATTAATCAGCCCCTAGCCCGGAAATATGGTCGTTTAGGATGGAAAGTTGTTCCTAGTTCCACTTTAATTAAACAGAAACAGGGTAAATTATTCTTTGTTGGTTACTCTGGTGACTACCCAGATCCCACCAAAGAAGGCTATCAAACCTATACCGCCGGTCAAGGCTGGACAGCAGGCTATCAAGCTGATTGCAGCATTGTTAGTGAGCAGTCAAACCTTTTGTATCATAATTGCGCCACTGCAGGCGGTGCTTCCGGGGGGCCAATTATTGATTGGATTGACAGAATGCCCTATATTGTCGCCCTGAATAATGGTGAGGTGACAATCCCTAGCACAGGTCAAGATGTTATCAACTTTGCTGTGAAAATTGACTTCTTGGATAAGTTATTTGGTAGAAATTAA
- the holA gene encoding DNA polymerase III subunit delta, which produces MPIHLYWGEDEFLMHRAIERLRSHILDQDWNCVNYSKYSPSAQETIAQAFADIMTPPVGSGGRLVHLPNSSLLGVCPKTALVKLEQILPAIPETNILLITSLNKPDAKNKSVQLLLTYALAVEFPLIPQWQTNALIQQARTLALEVDVNLTADAYSLLVESTGNNTRLTFTELEKLKTYAQSGTINADIVRELVSANAANSLQLANAIRLGNVSQALKLVENLIRCNEPALRIVATLTTAFRTWLIVKLMAAAGCQDDGAIAQIAELKNPKRLYYIRQEVKSVSANRLQKALKVLLELELMLKSGGDEKLALQTQIIKLCL; this is translated from the coding sequence ATGCCAATACATTTGTACTGGGGCGAAGATGAATTCTTAATGCATCGCGCGATTGAGAGACTGCGATCGCATATCCTCGATCAAGATTGGAACTGCGTCAACTATTCTAAATACTCACCTTCTGCTCAAGAGACAATCGCCCAAGCGTTTGCAGACATCATGACTCCTCCAGTGGGGAGTGGAGGGCGTTTAGTTCATCTACCAAACAGCTCTTTACTGGGGGTTTGCCCAAAAACAGCCCTAGTAAAATTGGAACAGATTCTGCCTGCCATCCCAGAAACAAACATCTTGCTGATTACAAGTCTTAACAAACCAGATGCCAAAAACAAATCAGTCCAACTATTGCTTACATATGCACTCGCTGTAGAGTTTCCCCTAATTCCACAGTGGCAGACGAACGCACTCATACAACAGGCACGCACCCTGGCTCTTGAGGTGGATGTAAACCTGACTGCGGATGCTTACTCTTTATTGGTTGAATCGACAGGCAACAATACGCGACTGACGTTTACTGAGCTAGAAAAGCTGAAAACCTATGCTCAAAGTGGAACTATAAATGCAGATATAGTGAGAGAGTTGGTGTCAGCAAACGCAGCCAATAGCTTGCAATTAGCTAATGCTATTCGTTTGGGTAATGTTTCTCAAGCGTTGAAATTAGTCGAAAACTTAATCAGATGCAATGAGCCTGCTTTAAGGATTGTCGCTACCCTGACTACTGCCTTTCGCACCTGGTTAATAGTCAAACTGATGGCGGCGGCTGGATGTCAAGACGATGGTGCGATCGCCCAAATTGCCGAACTGAAAAATCCCAAACGCCTCTACTACATCCGCCAAGAGGTGAAGAGTGTTAGTGCCAACAGACTGCAAAAGGCTTTGAAAGTGCTCTTGGAACTGGAACTAATGCTCAAGTCTGGTGGAGACGAAAAGCTCGCCCTTCAAACTCAAATCATCAAACTTTGTTTGTAG